TCGCTGTTAACTGTTTCTTCTTGGAAGCCAGAGCGCGAAAATCACACTCAACCTGAATGCCGTGCCAAAACTCATCAGACTGCGCGAAAAACGCTCCGAAGCGAACTGACATTGTAGGCGTAATGGAACGCCTGCCAAGAACTATCTCGTTAATCGCGCGCGGGGAGACCCCTATGGCGCGAGACATGGCGTTTTGAGAGATGCCCATCGGCTTCAAATACTCCTCAAGCAAAATCTCGCCCGGTGTTACTGGATTGCTCATAACGGTTATAACCTATAGCGTTATACGGGCAAAGTCAATGGTAGTCAACCATCGCCACTTTTTCAGGACCTTCATCCGACCATTTGAACACAATGCGCCACTGTTCATTGACGCGAATTGAATAACGCCCTTTCAACTTCCCCGAAAGCGGTTTTAACTGATTGCCCGGCGGAACGGCGAGGTCATTAAGGTCTCTTGCCTGATTCACCT
The genomic region above belongs to Candidatus Dadabacteria bacterium and contains:
- a CDS encoding type II toxin-antitoxin system RelE/ParE family toxin is translated as MIQSFADKETETLFNSGENRKFGKVSRVALRKLIQVNQARDLNDLAVPPGNQLKPLSGKLKGRYSIRVNEQWRIVFKWSDEGPEKVAMVDYH
- a CDS encoding HigA family addiction module antitoxin → MSNPVTPGEILLEEYLKPMGISQNAMSRAIGVSPRAINEIVLGRRSITPTMSVRFGAFFAQSDEFWHGIQVECDFRALASKKKQLTAKVRPASSL